One window from the genome of Emys orbicularis isolate rEmyOrb1 chromosome 10, rEmyOrb1.hap1, whole genome shotgun sequence encodes:
- the HAPLN3 gene encoding hyaluronan and proteoglycan link protein 3, with translation MLLLSLVVMLLQLGRGCCGLPFYNGFYYDHVMNDKGNGNGNGEVHFNGVKLVVETPEDAIFTYRGANITLPCRYHYEPKLETPRKIRIKWSKLREDNTKERDVLVAIGLKHRSFGEFRGRVHLHQRGEQEASLVISDLRLQDYGKYRCEVIDGLEDESGIVELELRGVVFPYQPHHGRYRLNFHEAKKACEEQDAVIASFEQLFKSWEEGLDWCNAGWLLDGTVQYPISLPREPCGGKRLAPGIRSYGERHKNLHYFDVFCFSSALKGKVYYLAHPEKLTLEEAKQACQDDGAEIAKVGQLYAAWKFFSLDRCDAGWLADGSIRYPIAFPRPNCGPPEPGVRSFGFPEKGKFGVYCYKLN, from the exons atgctgctgctgtccctggttgtgatgctgctgcagctgggcagaGGCTGCTGTGGGCTCCCCTTCTACAACGGCTTCTACTACGACCACGTCATGAACGACAAGGGCAACGGCAATGGCAACGGCGAAG ttCACTTCAATGGCGTGAAGCTGGTGGTGGAGACCCCGGAAGACGCCATCTTCACCTACCGCGGCGCCAACATCACGCTGCCCTGCCGCTACCACTACGAGCCCAAGCTGGAGACGCCGCGCAAGATCCGCATCAAGTGGTCCAAGCTGCGGGAGGACAACACCAAGGAGCGGGACGTGCTGGTGGCCATCGGGCTCAAGCACCGCAGCTTCGGCGAGTTTCGGGGCCGCGTGCACCTGCACCAGCGGGGCGAGCAGGAGGCGTCCCTGGTGATCAGCGACCTGCGCCTGCAGGACTACGGCAAGTACCGCTGCGAGGTGATCGACGGGCTGGAGGACGAGAGTGGCATTGTGGAGCTGGAACTGCGAG gGGTGGTTTTCCCATACCAGCCTCACCATGGCCGCTATCGACTCAACTTCCATGAAGCCAAGAAAGCTTGCGAGGAGCAGGACGCTGTGATCGCGTCCTTCGAGCAGCTCTTCAagtcctgggaggaggggctggactgGTGCAATGCCGGCTGGCTGCTGGATGGAACAGTACAGTACCCCATCTCCCTGCCCCGGGAGCCCTGTGGCGGCAAGAGGCTGGCCCCTGGCATTCGGAGCTATGGCGAGCGCCACAAGAACCTGCACTACTTTGACGTTTTCTGCTTCTCCTCTGCTCTGAAAG GAAAAGTTTACTACCTGGCTCACCCGGAGAAGCTGACGTTGGAAGAGGCCAAGCAGGCCTGCCAGGATGATGGGGCTGAAATTGCCAAGGTGGGGCAGCTCTATGCGGCGTGGAAGTTCTTCAGCCTGGATCGCTGCgacgctggctggctggcagacGGCAGCATCCGCTACCCCATTGCCTTCCCCCGGCCCAACTGCGGCCCACCAGAGCCGGGGGTCCGGAGTTTCGGCTTTCCCGAAAAGGGCAAGTTTGGGGTGTATTGCTACAAGCTGAACTAA